One part of the Phycisphaeraceae bacterium genome encodes these proteins:
- a CDS encoding DUF1800 domain-containing protein gives MAKPPQDDTFFGSMKTISKEDFGYMQARHLLNRAGFGGSPRQISMLAAMGPEAAVDTLINFEKTSVEPIEEDLFDKDIMRPPNPEEQEIVTRARRAGDETTLARIRAEQQSRQRRDRAQIRAIQTWWLTRMIESPRPLEEKMTLFWHGHFATSYRTIENSYHMFLQNQTFRSHALGNFGDLLFAVIRDPAMIAYLDNNDSRKGRPNENLARELMELFSLGVGNYNENDIKEGARALTGYTFEDDKFVFRRENHDDGSKTILGKRGTLDGDDFVIAILQKRACADFMTRKLYRYFVADLPEDASEIPAKGKTYLNRISSSMLSGKYEIKAVLQRLFLSEHFYSSAVMNEQIKSPVQLIVGSVRSMNTPTRDLSILLDALDLMGQHIMYPPSVAGWDGGRSWINTSTMFVRQNILSFLLTGRTTRGYDPTARTEKFDPMPLLEELASAGGDKDVSRVIEYLLRFTIGSAPLHAQDALQSLAKQSGGTVTPDIVTALLLLISAMPEYQLC, from the coding sequence ATGGCAAAACCACCACAGGACGACACCTTCTTTGGGTCGATGAAGACGATCTCAAAGGAAGACTTTGGCTACATGCAGGCCCGTCATCTGCTGAACCGCGCAGGATTCGGCGGCTCACCACGCCAGATCAGCATGCTCGCCGCCATGGGTCCTGAAGCAGCAGTCGATACTCTCATTAACTTTGAAAAGACATCTGTCGAACCCATTGAGGAAGATCTGTTCGACAAAGACATCATGCGTCCGCCGAATCCTGAGGAGCAGGAGATCGTCACTCGGGCACGTCGGGCTGGTGACGAAACAACACTCGCTCGGATTCGAGCTGAGCAGCAATCACGCCAGCGACGGGATCGAGCGCAGATCCGCGCGATCCAGACGTGGTGGTTAACGCGCATGATTGAATCGCCACGACCACTCGAAGAGAAAATGACACTCTTCTGGCACGGGCACTTCGCGACAAGCTATCGCACGATCGAGAACTCCTATCACATGTTCCTGCAGAACCAGACGTTCCGATCGCATGCACTGGGAAACTTCGGCGATCTGCTCTTCGCTGTCATCCGAGATCCTGCAATGATCGCGTATCTCGATAACAACGACTCGCGTAAGGGCAGGCCAAACGAGAACCTCGCACGAGAGCTGATGGAACTGTTCAGTCTCGGCGTTGGTAACTACAACGAAAATGACATCAAGGAAGGTGCTCGCGCACTCACAGGATACACGTTTGAGGACGACAAGTTTGTCTTTCGACGTGAGAATCATGATGACGGTTCAAAGACCATCCTTGGAAAGAGAGGCACACTTGATGGTGACGATTTCGTCATTGCAATTCTGCAGAAGCGTGCCTGCGCAGACTTCATGACACGAAAACTCTACCGCTACTTTGTTGCCGACCTGCCTGAGGATGCCTCAGAAATACCCGCAAAGGGAAAGACCTATTTGAATCGGATCAGCAGTTCCATGCTCTCGGGCAAGTACGAGATCAAGGCAGTGCTTCAGCGGTTATTCCTCAGCGAGCATTTCTACAGCTCAGCTGTGATGAATGAGCAGATCAAGTCACCGGTGCAACTCATCGTTGGATCTGTTCGCTCCATGAATACACCAACCCGTGATCTTTCCATCCTCCTCGACGCGCTCGATCTCATGGGCCAGCACATCATGTATCCGCCAAGCGTCGCAGGTTGGGACGGCGGAAGATCGTGGATCAACACGTCCACCATGTTCGTGCGCCAGAACATTCTCAGCTTCCTGCTGACAGGTAGAACGACGCGCGGATACGACCCAACCGCACGCACAGAAAAGTTTGACCCGATGCCGCTGCTGGAAGAACTCGCAAGCGCCGGCGGCGACAAGGATGTCTCCCGTGTCATCGAGTATCTGCTGCGATTCACTATCGGCTCGGCACCATTACACGCGCAGGACGCGCTGCAATCCCTCGCAAAGCAATCTGGTGGAACTGTGACACCCGATATCGTCACAGCCCTTCTGCTGCTGATCAGTGCGATGCCGGAGTACCAGTTGTGTTAA
- a CDS encoding DUF1501 domain-containing protein, with translation MELNERPQFTRRQMLGQSLTLASASLFVPQFIQAAAARIPQTSLALSSLAGVDQDHVLVVLQLSGGNDGLNTVVPFAMDDYYKARPGIGISRDAALRLAKNDDLGLHPAMTGIKSLYDEGLCSIVQGVGYPNPNRSHFKSMDIWHTADTSGTGTGWLGRYFDSECVGSGAGESGTAESPHTAQGQPGIAIGRDAPLAMQGRKLKPIAFESPDLFRWTGKDVHESLEMPYEALNAGHGTQDVEDHSNAAFLMRTAVDAQISSDLIRKAVARQPETQYPRTDIGRQLAMVSSMIRAGLPTRVYYVTHGGFDTHAGQGGANGNHANLLRQFSDAVSTFYADLIKSGLSERVLTMCFSEFGRRVRQNASGGTDHGTAAPMFMFGPMVKPGAYGTHPSLVDLDQGDLKFHTDFRSVYADVLEHWLSADSNVVLEGRFRSTTIVKG, from the coding sequence ATGGAACTGAACGAACGACCGCAATTTACCCGCCGTCAGATGCTTGGGCAGAGTCTGACACTCGCATCTGCGTCACTCTTTGTGCCACAGTTCATTCAGGCTGCTGCTGCACGCATCCCGCAGACGTCGCTTGCGCTCAGTTCGCTGGCTGGAGTTGATCAGGATCACGTGTTAGTTGTGCTGCAACTCTCAGGCGGTAATGATGGTCTGAACACCGTGGTGCCGTTTGCAATGGACGATTATTACAAGGCTCGACCTGGTATCGGTATCTCGCGCGATGCAGCACTGAGGCTGGCAAAGAACGATGACCTTGGCCTGCACCCAGCAATGACCGGCATCAAGTCCCTCTACGACGAAGGACTCTGCTCCATCGTGCAGGGTGTTGGGTATCCAAACCCCAATCGGTCACACTTCAAATCGATGGACATTTGGCACACCGCGGACACATCGGGTACTGGAACAGGCTGGCTGGGCAGGTATTTCGATTCCGAATGTGTCGGCTCAGGCGCTGGCGAATCGGGTACCGCAGAATCACCCCACACAGCGCAGGGACAACCCGGCATCGCAATCGGTCGCGACGCCCCACTTGCCATGCAGGGGCGCAAGCTCAAACCCATTGCATTCGAATCTCCCGATCTGTTCCGCTGGACCGGCAAGGATGTGCATGAATCGCTCGAAATGCCATATGAAGCGCTCAACGCTGGGCACGGCACGCAAGATGTGGAGGACCACTCGAATGCTGCGTTCCTGATGCGTACCGCGGTCGATGCACAGATATCAAGCGACCTTATTCGTAAAGCAGTCGCGCGCCAGCCGGAAACACAATATCCTCGCACAGACATCGGGCGACAGCTTGCAATGGTCAGTTCCATGATCCGTGCAGGACTCCCGACGCGCGTGTACTACGTGACACACGGCGGGTTTGACACCCATGCAGGCCAAGGCGGAGCAAACGGGAACCATGCGAACCTGCTCAGGCAGTTCTCTGACGCTGTGAGCACGTTCTATGCCGACCTGATCAAGTCCGGGCTCTCGGAACGTGTGCTCACCATGTGCTTCAGTGAGTTCGGCAGACGTGTACGCCAGAATGCGTCCGGTGGCACCGATCACGGCACGGCTGCTCCGATGTTCATGTTCGGACCAATGGTCAAACCCGGCGCATACGGAACACATCCATCGCTCGTTGATCTTGACCAGGGCGATCTCAAGTTCCACACCGACTTCCGCAGCGTGTACGCAGACGTGCTCGAACACTGGCTCAGTGCAGATTCGAATGTGGTGCTCGAGGGCAGATTCAGATCAACAACGATCGTGAAGGGGTGA
- a CDS encoding type IV pilus twitching motility protein PilT yields the protein MDLHEILKAAYEADASDIHLIAGSQPMMRVHQIMKPLDYPVISPEQARAFFEQMAPREAIDTFERMKDADFSYQVSELARYRVNCHLQRGVCAMAMRMIKTKVPPLAKLSLPEVIARLTYLPRGLVLVTGDTGSGKSTTLAAMIEAMNQRYRKHIITLEDPVEYVFQSAKCVIEQRELGQDMPTFSSGLKHSLRQDPDIILVGEMRDLETTALAISAAETGHLVLSTLHTVNASQTVERIIDMYPAGQQNQIRSMLANTLQAVVSQTLFSRVDKPGMVPAVETLLCTPAVRNLIREARTFEIPNIIETSRNVGMSSLDASIAELYFNGMISKEDAIAQAAYPDKLERLLAA from the coding sequence GTGGACCTGCATGAAATCCTCAAGGCCGCATACGAAGCCGACGCATCTGACATCCATCTTATCGCCGGCTCACAGCCGATGATGCGTGTGCATCAGATCATGAAACCACTCGACTATCCGGTGATTTCACCGGAGCAGGCGCGCGCATTTTTCGAGCAGATGGCTCCTCGTGAAGCGATCGATACGTTCGAGCGGATGAAGGATGCCGATTTTTCGTACCAGGTTTCAGAACTTGCCCGCTATCGTGTGAACTGCCACTTGCAGCGTGGTGTGTGTGCGATGGCCATGCGAATGATCAAAACCAAAGTGCCTCCGTTGGCAAAGCTCTCACTGCCCGAGGTTATTGCACGTCTGACATATCTGCCACGTGGACTTGTGCTCGTGACGGGTGATACAGGTTCGGGCAAGTCAACGACACTTGCAGCGATGATTGAAGCGATGAACCAGCGTTATCGCAAGCACATCATCACTCTGGAAGATCCCGTTGAATACGTGTTCCAGAGCGCAAAGTGTGTGATCGAGCAGCGCGAGCTTGGTCAGGACATGCCAACATTCAGTTCAGGACTGAAACACTCGCTGCGTCAGGACCCCGACATCATTCTGGTGGGCGAAATGCGTGACCTTGAGACAACAGCACTTGCGATCTCAGCAGCGGAAACAGGTCACCTTGTGCTTTCAACGCTGCACACTGTGAACGCATCGCAGACGGTCGAACGTATCATCGATATGTATCCTGCAGGCCAGCAGAATCAGATCCGCTCAATGCTGGCAAACACACTTCAGGCGGTTGTTTCGCAGACCCTGTTCTCACGTGTTGACAAGCCAGGCATGGTGCCAGCGGTTGAGACACTGCTCTGTACACCCGCTGTTCGCAACCTGATCCGCGAAGCCCGCACGTTTGAAATTCCGAACATCATCGAGACCAGCCGCAACGTCGGCATGTCGTCGCTTGACGCGTCGATCGCCGAGTTGTACTTCAACGGCATGATTAGTAAGGAAGATGCGATCGCACAGGCAGCATACCCAGATAAGCTGGAACGCCTGCTTGCAGCGTGA
- the rnhA gene encoding ribonuclease HI, producing the protein MASDETSPSEHDTNTRSLALPHVLLYTDGACSGNPGPGGWAFVLQHPASGKEIEGAGAELETTNNRMELQAVIEGLQQLKIPSEVDLYSDSQYVLKGLEEWMANWKKRGWRTSSKQPVKNKDLWERLDTLKSTHLIRFHWIKGHNEHPENERCDAMAVQARERLVEEHNL; encoded by the coding sequence ATGGCTTCTGATGAAACATCACCCAGCGAACACGATACAAACACCCGATCACTGGCGTTGCCACACGTGCTGCTCTACACGGATGGGGCGTGCTCTGGGAATCCTGGTCCAGGGGGATGGGCGTTTGTGCTTCAGCACCCGGCATCCGGCAAAGAGATCGAGGGTGCTGGAGCAGAACTTGAAACGACAAACAACCGCATGGAGTTGCAGGCTGTGATTGAGGGGTTGCAGCAACTGAAGATTCCGTCAGAGGTTGATCTGTATTCGGACTCTCAATATGTGCTCAAGGGTCTTGAGGAGTGGATGGCGAACTGGAAGAAACGCGGCTGGCGGACTTCTTCAAAGCAACCTGTCAAGAACAAGGATTTGTGGGAGCGACTCGACACACTCAAGTCGACGCATCTCATTCGATTCCATTGGATCAAGGGCCACAACGAGCATCCTGAAAACGAACGGTGTGACGCAATGGCAGTGCAGGCCCGAGAACGCCTCGTCGAAGAACACAACCTCTAA